From a single Betaproteobacteria bacterium genomic region:
- a CDS encoding CoA transferase gives MSQPLANVRILDLSRILAGPWCSQILADLGAEVIKIERPGKGDDTRGWGPPFIRDASGRDAPDAAYFQCANRGKKSVTIDIAKPEGQALVRELAARCDVLLENFKVGDLARYGLGYDDIRAINPRIIYCSITGFGQTGPYRDRAGYDFMIQAMGGLMSVTGERDDLPGGGPQKVGVAIVDLMTGMYSTVAILGALWERNASGEGQHIDMALLDTQVGWLANQNLNYLISGEPPQRLGNAHPNVTPYDAFKTRDGDIIIAIGNDAQYARFCEAAGAAELIADARFKDNPSRVAHRTELKALLEPAMRGRTTVQWIELLEPLGVPCGPINRLDQVFADPQVVHRGLRIEMPHPLAGRLPLVANPIKYSRTPIQYQDPPPLLGQHTDEVLRNLLEKSEGELAALRNCGAI, from the coding sequence ATGTCTCAACCGCTGGCCAACGTTCGCATCCTCGATTTATCGCGCATCCTCGCCGGCCCCTGGTGCTCGCAGATCCTTGCCGACCTGGGCGCCGAAGTCATCAAGATCGAACGCCCCGGCAAGGGCGACGACACGCGCGGCTGGGGGCCGCCCTTCATCCGCGATGCGAGCGGACGCGATGCGCCCGACGCGGCTTACTTCCAGTGCGCGAATCGCGGCAAGAAGTCGGTGACGATCGACATCGCCAAGCCCGAGGGCCAGGCGCTGGTGCGCGAGCTGGCAGCGCGCTGCGACGTGCTACTGGAGAACTTCAAGGTGGGCGATCTGGCCCGCTACGGCCTGGGCTACGACGATATCCGGGCGATCAATCCGCGCATCATTTACTGTTCGATCACCGGGTTCGGCCAGACCGGGCCCTACCGCGACCGGGCCGGTTACGATTTCATGATCCAGGCGATGGGCGGGCTCATGAGCGTCACCGGCGAGCGCGACGATCTGCCCGGCGGCGGGCCGCAGAAAGTCGGGGTCGCCATCGTGGATCTCATGACCGGCATGTACTCGACGGTCGCGATCCTGGGCGCGTTGTGGGAAAGGAACGCCAGCGGTGAAGGCCAGCACATCGATATGGCGCTGCTGGACACGCAGGTCGGCTGGCTCGCGAACCAGAACCTGAACTACCTCATCTCGGGCGAGCCTCCCCAGCGGCTCGGCAACGCGCATCCCAACGTCACGCCCTACGATGCGTTCAAGACCCGCGACGGCGACATCATCATCGCGATCGGCAATGACGCCCAGTACGCCCGCTTCTGCGAGGCGGCCGGGGCAGCCGAGCTGATCGCCGATGCCCGCTTCAAGGACAACCCTTCGCGGGTCGCCCATCGCACCGAGCTGAAAGCCTTGCTCGAGCCCGCGATGCGAGGGCGCACCACGGTTCAGTGGATCGAATTGCTGGAACCGCTCGGCGTGCCATGCGGGCCGATCAACCGCCTCGACCAGGTGTTTGCCGATCCGCAAGTGGTGCATCGCGGCTTGCGAATCGAGATGCCGCACCCGCTCGCCGGCCGGCTCCCGCTGGTCGCCAATCCGATCAAGTATTCGCGCACGCCGATCCAGTATCAGGACCCACCCCCGTTGCTGGGGCAGCACACCGACGAAGTCTTGCGCAACCTGTTGGAAAAGAGCGAAGGCGAACTGGCGGCTTTGAGAAATTGCGGAGCCATTTAG
- a CDS encoding AMP-binding protein, translating to MQEPQFPAHGQADAVAGKLSPLDVLRLYPLHDGTLLGALESRIQADPERPFLRYRGRTWSRRAFHAAALDLARALTARGIKSGDRVGIVARNHEGHVLLLFALARIGAILVPTNPEFGVTETRYLLGKAEVSAVAASPECLANVRETVAELAVAPWLIVLDGIADGAVPLAELLGDAAEGAVSFSELPGGAPARLSPNLPPNPPADTSCLIIFTSGSTGFPKGALHSQRNFVTAGEANVARLWLQPDDRLMTVLPMFHVNALFYSLAGALAAGACCVLIERFSASAFWDTAVETGATTLNIIEAIGRILVARPLAEFRPGHRIRSVYGARADVREHFRKAFHIPHLLTGFGMTEIPGVCCAPFDGPDMPGAMGPAGRHPDPERPWAQLRVVDEEGRDVPDGIEGELWVKHPIVMQGYFRDDEQTRASFHEGWFKTGDLVRRDSDGCFWFVTRKKDIIRRRGENIAGAELDRVICEHPSVVEAAAIPVPSELGEDEILVCVVPRPGAALSAEEIAGWCRARLAPMKVPRFVLLTSDLPHTPTHKVNKQVLKSDPTLKARAVDLSAAR from the coding sequence ATGCAAGAGCCTCAGTTCCCGGCGCACGGGCAAGCGGACGCCGTGGCGGGAAAGCTTTCTCCGCTCGACGTGCTGCGGCTGTATCCGCTGCACGATGGCACCCTCCTGGGCGCACTCGAAAGCCGCATCCAGGCCGACCCGGAACGGCCGTTTCTGCGCTACCGCGGCCGGACCTGGTCGCGACGTGCGTTCCATGCGGCGGCTCTCGATCTGGCGCGCGCGCTCACCGCACGCGGCATCAAGAGCGGGGACCGCGTCGGCATCGTGGCGCGCAATCACGAAGGGCACGTGCTGCTGTTGTTCGCCTTGGCACGGATCGGCGCCATCCTGGTTCCAACCAATCCGGAGTTCGGTGTCACCGAAACCCGCTACCTGCTCGGCAAGGCCGAAGTGAGCGCGGTTGCCGCCTCGCCCGAGTGTCTTGCGAACGTTCGTGAGACGGTTGCCGAGCTCGCCGTGGCGCCGTGGTTGATCGTGCTCGACGGGATAGCCGACGGCGCGGTCCCTCTCGCCGAGCTGCTCGGAGACGCGGCGGAAGGCGCAGTGTCCTTCTCGGAGCTGCCCGGCGGCGCGCCGGCGCGCCTGTCGCCCAATCTGCCGCCCAATCCGCCGGCCGACACGAGCTGCCTCATCATCTTCACCTCCGGCTCGACCGGGTTCCCGAAAGGCGCGCTGCACAGTCAGCGCAACTTCGTGACCGCGGGCGAGGCGAACGTGGCGCGGCTATGGCTGCAGCCGGACGACCGGCTGATGACCGTGCTGCCGATGTTCCATGTCAACGCGCTGTTCTACTCGCTCGCCGGCGCACTGGCGGCAGGTGCCTGCTGCGTGCTGATCGAGCGCTTCTCGGCCTCCGCGTTCTGGGACACAGCGGTCGAAACCGGCGCGACCACGCTCAATATCATCGAAGCGATCGGCCGTATTCTCGTTGCTCGCCCGCTCGCCGAGTTTCGCCCCGGGCATCGCATCCGCAGCGTCTACGGCGCGCGAGCGGACGTGCGCGAGCATTTCCGCAAGGCCTTTCACATTCCGCATCTGCTGACCGGCTTCGGCATGACCGAGATTCCGGGTGTGTGCTGCGCGCCGTTCGACGGGCCGGACATGCCGGGCGCGATGGGCCCGGCGGGCCGCCACCCGGATCCCGAACGGCCGTGGGCGCAACTGCGCGTGGTGGACGAAGAAGGCCGCGACGTGCCCGACGGCATCGAAGGCGAGCTCTGGGTGAAGCACCCGATCGTCATGCAGGGCTATTTCCGCGACGACGAGCAAACGCGGGCCTCCTTTCACGAAGGCTGGTTCAAGACCGGAGACCTGGTGCGGCGCGACTCCGACGGCTGCTTCTGGTTCGTCACGCGCAAGAAGGACATCATCCGTCGCCGCGGCGAGAACATCGCCGGAGCCGAGCTCGATCGCGTCATTTGCGAGCACCCGAGCGTGGTGGAAGCGGCTGCGATTCCGGTGCCCTCGGAATTGGGCGAAGACGAGATTCTCGTCTGCGTGGTGCCGCGCCCGGGAGCAGCGCTCAGCGCCGAAGAGATCGCCGGCTGGTGCCGGGCTCGGCTCGCGCCGATGAAGGTGCCGCGCTTCGTGCTCCTGACCTCGGATCTCCCGCACACGCCGACGCACAAGGTCAACAAGCAGGTGCTGAAGAGCGATCCGACGCTGAAAGCGCGCGCCGTGGATCTCTCCGCGGCGCGCTAA
- a CDS encoding tripartite tricarboxylate transporter substrate binding protein, translated as MASSSIHSTACMLVFPLPEGEGSRLEEDRMRMTWITGALLTLLAPAGVLAATADYPNRPVRLVVPYPPGGGNDTLARLFGHKLTERWNQQLVIDNRPGAGTTIGAQLVARAAADGYTLLLSSIATHALAPALYSKPGYDPIKDFTPITTLAVAPTLCVAAPSFPPKTIKELIAAAKAKPEDIRFASGGNGTTPHIAGEVFKSVTGVQMTHVPYKGGGPAHIDLMAGRVQVMFDTAASASPHVRAGKMRALAIGLPKRYPDLPDVPTFAESGLPQYNVDSWYSLHAPAGTPAAVVTKIQRDIVAVLATADIRERLRQLVSTPGGIAPDAFGAYVKEEFARYGKIIRATGTRID; from the coding sequence ATGGCGAGCTCGTCCATTCACTCAACCGCTTGTATGCTTGTCTTCCCTCTCCCGGAGGGAGAGGGGAGCAGGCTGGAGGAGGATCGAATGCGAATGACCTGGATCACGGGCGCGTTGCTCACGCTGCTGGCGCCGGCCGGCGTGCTCGCCGCAACGGCCGATTATCCCAACCGGCCGGTGCGCCTGGTCGTGCCCTACCCGCCCGGGGGCGGCAACGACACGCTCGCGCGCCTGTTCGGGCACAAACTGACCGAGCGCTGGAACCAGCAGCTCGTGATCGACAACCGTCCCGGCGCTGGCACCACCATCGGCGCGCAACTGGTCGCTCGCGCGGCCGCCGACGGCTACACGTTGCTCTTGAGCTCGATCGCGACGCATGCGCTCGCACCCGCGCTCTATAGCAAGCCGGGCTACGATCCGATCAAGGACTTCACCCCGATCACGACCCTGGCGGTCGCGCCGACGCTATGCGTTGCCGCGCCGAGCTTCCCGCCCAAAACGATCAAGGAGCTGATCGCCGCAGCGAAAGCGAAGCCCGAGGACATCCGCTTCGCCTCGGGCGGCAACGGCACCACGCCCCACATCGCGGGCGAAGTGTTCAAGTCGGTGACCGGCGTGCAGATGACGCACGTGCCGTACAAGGGCGGCGGGCCGGCGCATATCGACCTCATGGCCGGACGGGTGCAGGTGATGTTCGATACGGCGGCCTCGGCGAGCCCGCACGTGCGCGCCGGCAAGATGCGCGCGCTGGCGATCGGTCTGCCCAAGCGCTATCCGGACCTGCCCGACGTGCCGACCTTCGCCGAATCGGGGCTGCCGCAGTACAACGTCGATTCGTGGTATTCCTTGCACGCGCCAGCCGGCACGCCCGCAGCCGTGGTGACGAAGATCCAGCGCGACATCGTCGCCGTTCTCGCCACCGCGGATATCCGCGAGCGACTGCGGCAGCTGGTATCCACGCCCGGCGGCATCGCGCCGGACGCCTTCGGCGCCTACGTCAAGGAGGAGTTCGCCAGGTATGGCAAGATCATCCGGGCAACCGGTACTCGAATCGACTAG
- a CDS encoding filamentous hemagglutinin N-terminal domain-containing protein, which produces MNCTRLHPRNIRRSVLASAVACCFAPALAWANPVGPAVTHGQASFNAQGKSLTITNSPGTIINWKGFSIGAGETTRFVQQSTASAVLNRVVGRDPSAIFGALQSNGRVFLINPNGILFGAGAQINTAGLVASTLDIMDADFLMGRMRFGNTPGAGPLSNAGEIRTPMGGRVLLISPEGVENTGIIHSPKGEVILAAGKSVELTDSANSEVRIEISAPEARALNLGKIVAESGRVGIYGAVVANRGVVSADTAVVGENGKIVFKATHAANLEAGSITSASGASGGSVEVDAGQGTTLVAGSVTATGNAGSGGEVRLLGERVGLVGEAAVDVSGERGGGAALVGGDLQGANAAVRNAQMTYVGEGASIKADAGASGDGGKVIVWADDTTRSYGSISARGGKNAGNGGFVETSGKLGLDVRRGPDLRAPAGKSGTWLLDPNDLDVVAGAGLDPTTNTGAPFFAPLTDSSMVGVDLLNAQLDFGSNVILTTTSVGPTEGTQQGNITIHAPILKSASSSDDVFIGTTSLTMQAHNNIVIMPGASITSTGDPLNVVLQANSDATGGGGITIGGAIITRGGSFTASGADAIAANASINTMNPAGTFGGSVQFNSIDGGVNIAAPVAGGFFSAFAQNGAVTVASAITSTSSVSLSGSAGVNVAAGASIATGTFGSFSATATDPGAAVSVGAGASVTSRGATLTADNMDIQGVVNAGNGTITVRQNNSGRAINLGTEIGSALSLTQLELDRLLTTGTFSLGNTASGAITVNGMVSIISPSFVTVTSGASYTQNAGVTLSGGLSINAPAMTIGAPLTAGTSGITFTTDSLSVGSAVTSGGNLDIATRTFSQPIQLGIAAATGTALELTDGQLDLLSTPTRLRFSGAGPITIAGPISPALASTLSLSSSSNNVTQALGAAITVPNLAVSAFGLIDLQQGNNVDNLAAQIVCCSGGDINFVAAAGKLVNIGTVDGLSGVRVNNFFGTGNIKLQADDLNIAQAVLTNTGSVKLLPMTPARTVTLGADVAGTLGLTGPELLLVQGTDVAIAGDLMDIAAAVTFPATTTTLGPVTADRAVAIVGAKGGSALELLPAELNNLTGATVVLGGANAGPVSVQSTTAVPNTINKLVLHSGGSNPATTSSVTVGSSTPLSATNSIGITADSVDLQSAVSSSNGSIEIATHTPTRTIDLGTDPGTSLGLTTIEIGLLSAPAGTIFFSTSSGNIDVTGTVSFPNVMALALDAGGTFTLLSAGALSSGGALSVRAPIIDIQGMTSMSAGGTGSLTLTGNTLTINPSGTTITAGGDINVMPRDFRSIDLGGAGSGSAIGLDNSELATMTPTGVLRIGETLGFTSNIFLSSAVSLPGRTLSLKTGSGSISQTAGAILTAASLAAKATGAIALNELNQVGTVALHSDFSSVAFTRAPGAPLVVGSVDGLTGIFAGSGSFASPMPVSLRADQIDIDQTIRGSSVTLLPTAGTSIDVGTRSGFGFAQADFDRIIAASVTIGEAASDDITITAPINVTTFNDLTLVSGNTANVASMITVPGNLSITASSLTTSAALTGTGGNVTLVTDALTLGAAANAFNSITVRPLTGAVRIDLGGADGAGVLGITAAEMINLMAPTVVFGPTPRVDVTAPVSTTRSVQLIADDFTIPSAGVSLTAANLAVSTVTSGRTIDLGTSGVGTFMGLDVATLAKLMITDTLSFSAPGASTITVSTAGLVIPANDLSLSAGTININESLAVTGDLALRSDAALNIAAGKTASSSGGGDIEVAPRSGPMTFGAGGLLNSTTLAQLSTSGFVELGDSNTAALTIAQPLSAGAGWAGLLLTASGNISQTAGSIITASKLGVQSNSGSVTLTENNAVTTLAGLAGSFNTFSFTNAAPLTIGTVDSLVGVTASSGTVTLRADGLNIVDPITASTVTLAPRLAGTAIDLGSDVGFGLTDAELDKVFAFTLNIGSNTTNPSGPITVSAPVDRSSGSLNLFTAPGSSIAVNAALGSASTGAISMNAGAGGSVAIAAPVVSSSNVAVTADAINTSQPITSDFGGVFLSNVGTNGSVNVGGAINARSSINVTARTIAVNAPITSQLSSVNLSAPTGASGSSATVNGAITAGSSITITTDSLALNAPLESGFAVTLQPRSNGTAVSLGAESVGAFSVDTAELALIDAGQLTVGSNNAGDLMVNAPIGPFSFSSLVLRSGGDVSQAPGATITVRNVDPNDPSNVTGSLTVSAGGTINLPEANDIAVSISGSASGTDNNFVFNNITPLRLQNVSGIFASGKVLVRTAQPSPAPPSGSSIGLLDPSNAVLVGLEKAGNPGEDLKKSAEDRKDEAEERDREEQRKRGTQSCS; this is translated from the coding sequence ATGAACTGCACGCGTCTGCATCCACGGAACATCCGTCGCAGCGTACTCGCCAGCGCCGTCGCCTGCTGCTTCGCTCCCGCCCTCGCCTGGGCCAATCCCGTAGGCCCGGCCGTCACGCACGGCCAGGCGAGCTTCAACGCCCAGGGCAAGTCCCTGACGATTACCAATTCGCCGGGAACGATCATCAACTGGAAGGGCTTTTCCATCGGTGCGGGCGAAACCACCCGCTTCGTCCAGCAGAGCACCGCCAGCGCCGTATTGAACCGCGTGGTCGGGCGCGACCCTTCGGCGATATTCGGTGCGCTGCAATCGAACGGCCGCGTATTTCTCATCAATCCCAACGGCATCCTGTTCGGCGCCGGCGCCCAGATCAATACCGCCGGCCTGGTCGCGTCAACGCTCGACATCATGGACGCCGATTTCCTGATGGGCCGGATGCGCTTCGGCAACACGCCGGGCGCCGGTCCGCTCAGCAACGCCGGCGAGATCCGCACGCCCATGGGCGGACGCGTATTGCTGATTTCGCCGGAAGGCGTGGAAAACACCGGCATCATCCACTCCCCCAAGGGCGAAGTCATCCTGGCCGCCGGCAAATCGGTGGAGCTGACCGACTCGGCCAACTCCGAGGTCCGGATCGAGATCTCCGCACCCGAGGCAAGAGCACTCAATCTCGGCAAGATCGTTGCCGAGTCCGGCCGGGTCGGCATCTACGGCGCGGTCGTCGCCAATCGCGGCGTGGTCAGCGCCGATACTGCGGTGGTCGGCGAGAACGGCAAGATCGTCTTCAAAGCCACGCACGCAGCCAACCTCGAGGCCGGCAGCATCACGAGCGCCAGCGGTGCGAGCGGCGGCAGCGTGGAAGTCGACGCCGGACAAGGAACGACCCTGGTGGCCGGCAGCGTGACGGCGACCGGGAACGCAGGCAGCGGCGGTGAAGTTCGACTGCTCGGCGAGCGCGTCGGGCTGGTCGGGGAGGCAGCCGTCGACGTATCCGGCGAGCGCGGCGGCGGCGCGGCACTGGTCGGGGGTGACCTGCAAGGCGCCAATGCGGCGGTTCGCAACGCGCAGATGACTTATGTCGGCGAGGGCGCCAGCATCAAGGCAGACGCCGGCGCGAGCGGTGACGGCGGCAAGGTGATCGTGTGGGCCGACGACACCACGCGCAGCTACGGCAGCATCAGCGCGCGCGGCGGAAAGAATGCGGGCAACGGCGGGTTCGTCGAGACCTCCGGCAAGCTCGGTCTCGACGTGCGCCGCGGTCCCGATCTGCGGGCGCCGGCGGGCAAATCCGGCACCTGGCTGCTGGATCCCAATGATCTCGATGTCGTGGCCGGAGCGGGGCTGGACCCGACCACCAACACCGGCGCGCCGTTCTTCGCTCCGCTGACCGATAGCTCGATGGTCGGTGTCGACCTGCTCAACGCCCAGCTCGACTTCGGCAGCAACGTCATACTGACCACCACCAGCGTCGGCCCGACCGAGGGCACGCAGCAGGGCAACATCACGATCCATGCCCCGATCCTCAAATCGGCCTCGTCGAGCGACGACGTGTTCATCGGCACCACCAGCCTGACGATGCAGGCGCACAACAACATCGTCATCATGCCAGGCGCGTCGATCACTTCCACGGGTGATCCGCTCAACGTCGTCCTGCAGGCGAACTCGGATGCGACGGGCGGCGGCGGTATCACGATCGGGGGCGCGATCATCACCCGCGGCGGATCGTTCACCGCATCGGGCGCCGATGCGATCGCGGCGAACGCTTCGATCAACACCATGAACCCGGCCGGAACCTTCGGCGGCTCGGTGCAGTTCAATTCGATCGATGGGGGCGTGAACATCGCCGCGCCCGTTGCCGGCGGCTTCTTTTCGGCCTTCGCTCAGAACGGTGCGGTCACCGTAGCCAGCGCCATCACCAGCACCAGCAGCGTTTCGCTGTCGGGCAGCGCCGGGGTCAATGTCGCCGCGGGAGCCTCGATCGCCACCGGCACCTTCGGCAGTTTCTCGGCCACCGCGACCGACCCGGGCGCGGCGGTGTCCGTCGGTGCGGGCGCCTCGGTCACGTCGCGCGGCGCGACGCTCACCGCGGACAACATGGACATCCAGGGTGTCGTCAACGCCGGCAACGGCACGATTACGGTGCGGCAAAACAACTCCGGCCGCGCGATCAATCTCGGAACCGAGATCGGGAGCGCCTTGTCGCTGACCCAGCTCGAGCTCGACCGCCTGCTCACCACCGGTACATTCTCCCTCGGCAACACCGCGAGCGGAGCTATCACGGTGAACGGCATGGTGAGCATCATCTCGCCGTCGTTCGTCACCGTTACCAGTGGAGCTTCCTACACCCAGAACGCGGGCGTAACGCTCAGCGGTGGGCTCTCGATCAATGCGCCGGCGATGACGATCGGCGCGCCGCTCACGGCAGGGACTTCGGGCATTACCTTCACCACCGACAGCCTGAGCGTCGGCAGCGCCGTGACCAGCGGCGGCAACCTCGACATCGCCACGCGCACCTTCAGCCAGCCGATTCAGCTTGGCATCGCGGCGGCTACCGGAACCGCGCTCGAATTGACCGATGGGCAGCTCGACCTGTTGAGCACGCCGACTCGATTGCGCTTCAGCGGCGCCGGGCCGATCACGATCGCCGGCCCCATCTCGCCCGCGCTCGCCAGCACCTTGAGCCTTTCCTCGTCGAGCAATAATGTGACCCAGGCGCTGGGTGCCGCAATCACGGTGCCGAACCTCGCCGTCTCTGCTTTTGGTCTGATCGATCTGCAGCAGGGCAACAATGTCGACAACCTGGCGGCGCAGATCGTCTGCTGCTCGGGCGGGGACATCAACTTCGTCGCGGCGGCGGGCAAGCTGGTCAACATCGGCACGGTCGACGGCCTCAGCGGCGTGCGGGTGAACAATTTCTTCGGCACCGGCAACATCAAGCTGCAGGCCGACGATCTCAACATCGCACAAGCGGTTCTCACCAACACCGGCAGCGTGAAGCTGTTGCCGATGACGCCAGCAAGGACGGTGACGCTGGGCGCGGATGTCGCGGGCACGCTGGGATTGACCGGGCCGGAGCTGCTGCTGGTACAAGGCACCGATGTGGCGATCGCCGGCGACCTGATGGACATCGCGGCCGCCGTGACGTTTCCCGCCACGACCACGACGCTGGGACCGGTGACGGCCGACCGCGCCGTCGCGATCGTCGGCGCGAAGGGCGGCAGCGCACTCGAATTGCTGCCCGCGGAATTGAACAACCTGACCGGCGCGACCGTCGTCCTGGGCGGTGCGAATGCGGGCCCGGTCAGCGTCCAGTCGACGACTGCGGTACCGAACACGATCAACAAGCTCGTCCTGCACAGCGGCGGCAGCAATCCAGCCACAACCAGCAGCGTGACGGTCGGATCGAGCACGCCGTTGAGCGCCACGAACAGCATCGGCATCACGGCCGATAGCGTGGATTTGCAGTCGGCCGTGAGCTCCTCGAACGGCAGCATCGAGATCGCGACCCACACCCCGACGCGCACGATCGATCTGGGCACGGATCCGGGCACGAGCCTGGGCCTCACCACCATCGAGATCGGCCTGCTCAGCGCGCCGGCCGGAACGATTTTCTTCAGCACCTCGAGCGGCAACATCGACGTGACCGGAACGGTCTCCTTCCCCAACGTCATGGCTCTCGCGCTGGATGCCGGTGGCACCTTCACCCTGCTCTCTGCCGGAGCGCTTTCGTCGGGCGGAGCGCTTTCGGTGCGCGCACCGATCATCGACATTCAGGGCATGACCTCGATGAGCGCAGGCGGCACGGGCAGCCTGACGCTCACGGGCAACACGCTCACGATCAATCCGTCCGGCACCACGATCACGGCGGGCGGCGACATCAACGTCATGCCGCGCGATTTCCGCTCGATCGATCTGGGCGGCGCCGGTTCGGGCAGCGCGATCGGATTGGACAACTCGGAACTGGCGACCATGACGCCCACGGGCGTGCTGCGGATCGGCGAGACCCTCGGATTCACGAGCAATATCTTCCTGTCGAGCGCAGTCTCGTTGCCGGGGCGGACGTTGAGTCTGAAGACCGGTTCGGGCAGCATTTCGCAAACTGCCGGCGCAATCCTGACCGCAGCGAGCCTCGCTGCGAAGGCCACGGGCGCGATCGCGCTCAACGAGCTGAACCAGGTCGGCACGGTGGCGCTGCACAGCGATTTCTCCTCCGTCGCGTTCACGCGCGCGCCGGGCGCACCGCTCGTGGTCGGCAGCGTCGATGGGCTGACCGGCATATTTGCCGGCTCGGGATCGTTCGCCTCGCCGATGCCGGTCTCGCTGCGCGCGGATCAGATCGACATCGACCAGACGATCCGCGGCAGCAGCGTGACTTTGCTGCCAACTGCGGGTACCTCGATCGATGTTGGCACCCGTTCGGGCTTCGGCTTCGCGCAGGCGGATTTCGACCGCATCATCGCAGCCTCGGTGACCATCGGCGAAGCGGCTTCGGACGACATCACCATCACTGCGCCGATCAACGTAACGACCTTCAACGACCTGACGTTGGTATCGGGGAACACGGCAAACGTGGCTTCGATGATCACGGTTCCGGGCAATCTTTCCATCACCGCGTCATCGCTCACCACGTCGGCAGCGCTTACCGGTACCGGCGGTAACGTCACCCTGGTTACCGACGCGCTCACCCTGGGCGCCGCGGCGAACGCCTTCAACAGCATCACCGTGCGCCCGCTGACGGGCGCGGTGAGAATCGACCTCGGCGGCGCCGATGGTGCGGGCGTCCTCGGCATCACTGCGGCCGAAATGATCAATCTGATGGCACCGACCGTCGTGTTCGGTCCCACGCCTCGGGTGGACGTCACGGCGCCGGTCTCGACCACGCGCTCGGTGCAACTGATCGCCGACGACTTCACGATCCCGAGCGCCGGGGTGAGCCTCACCGCGGCCAACCTCGCCGTCAGCACCGTCACGTCAGGACGAACGATCGATCTCGGAACCTCGGGGGTCGGTACGTTCATGGGCCTGGACGTGGCCACGCTGGCGAAGCTTATGATCACCGACACGCTGTCGTTCTCGGCGCCGGGAGCCAGCACCATCACGGTGAGCACAGCGGGTCTTGTCATTCCCGCGAACGATCTGAGCTTGAGCGCGGGCACGATCAATATCAACGAATCGCTCGCGGTCACAGGCGATCTGGCGCTACGTTCCGACGCGGCATTGAACATCGCAGCCGGGAAAACCGCATCCAGTAGCGGCGGCGGCGACATCGAGGTTGCGCCGCGGTCGGGCCCGATGACGTTCGGTGCGGGCGGACTCCTCAACAGCACCACGCTCGCTCAGCTTTCGACTTCAGGCTTCGTCGAGTTGGGCGACAGCAACACCGCCGCGCTGACCATCGCGCAGCCGCTGAGCGCAGGCGCCGGATGGGCCGGCTTGCTGCTCACCGCGAGCGGCAACATCAGCCAGACCGCGGGCTCCATCATCACCGCATCGAAGCTTGGCGTGCAAAGCAATTCCGGCTCGGTGACGCTGACGGAGAACAACGCCGTCACGACGCTAGCGGGGCTCGCGGGCTCGTTCAACACCTTCAGCTTCACCAATGCGGCCCCGCTCACGATCGGTACGGTGGATAGTCTGGTCGGCGTGACGGCGAGCTCGGGCACGGTGACGTTGCGCGCCGACGGGCTTAACATCGTCGATCCCATCACGGCAAGTACGGTCACGCTGGCGCCGCGGCTCGCCGGGACGGCGATCGACCTCGGCTCCGATGTCGGCTTCGGCCTGACGGACGCCGAGCTGGACAAGGTGTTCGCCTTCACCCTGAACATCGGCAGCAACACGACCAACCCGAGCGGCCCGATTACCGTCAGCGCGCCGGTGGATCGCAGCTCCGGCAGCCTCAATCTGTTCACCGCACCCGGCAGCAGCATCGCAGTCAACGCCGCGCTCGGCTCTGCCAGCACCGGTGCCATCTCGATGAATGCGGGCGCGGGAGGAAGCGTCGCGATCGCCGCCCCCGTCGTATCGTCCAGCAACGTAGCCGTCACCGCGGACGCGATCAACACCAGCCAGCCCATCACGTCCGATTTCGGCGGCGTCTTCCTGAGCAATGTCGGAACGAACGGCTCGGTGAACGTCGGCGGCGCGATCAACGCCAGGAGCAGCATCAATGTCACCGCCAGAACGATCGCGGTGAACGCGCCCATCACGTCACAGCTCTCGTCGGTCAACCTTTCCGCGCCCACGGGCGCGAGCGGCAGCTCGGCAACGGTCAACGGCGCGATCACGGCCGGCAGCTCGATCACTATCACGACCGACAGCCTGGCGCTCAATGCGCCGCTCGAGAGCGGCTTCGCGGTCACGTTGCAGCCACGCAGCAACGGCACGGCGGTGAGCCTCGGCGCCGAATCCGTCGGCGCTTTCAGCGTCGACACCGCGGAGCTCGCGCTGATCGACGCCGGTCAGCTTACGGTCGGCAGCAACAACGCTGGTGATCTGATGGTGAATGCCCCGATCGGGCCCTTCTCCTTCAGCTCGCTCGTGCTGCGTTCGGGCGGGGATGTTTCTCAGGCGCCCGGCGCCACCATCACCGTGCGCAACGTCGATCCGAACGACCCCAGCAACGTCACGGGCTCGCTGACCGTGTCCGCGGGCGGAACGATAAACCTGCCGGAAGCGAACGACATCGCGGTGTCGATCTCGGGCAGCGCATCGGGCACGGACAACAACTTCGTCTTCAACAACATCACGCCGCTGCGCCTGCAGAATGTGTCCGGCATATTCGCCAGCGGCAAGGTCCTGGTCAGAACCGCGCAGCCGTCGCCGGCGCCGCCCTCGGGCTCGTCCATCGGTCTGCTCGATCCCAGCAACGCGGTGCTGGTCGGACTGGAGAAGGCCGGCAACCCCGGAGAGGACCTGAAGAAGTCCGCCGAAGACCGCAAGGACGAAGCGGAAGAGCGCGATCGGGAAGAACAGAGGAAGCGCGGCACGCAGAGCTGCAGCTAG